Within Rhizobium sp. N324, the genomic segment TTGCTGAAACTAATACTCACTGCCTGCTTGCGGGATAAAACGCGAGGTCGGATAGATGGCGTCTCCCTGGAAATTCCTTACCCGACTGATCTCACCGGGACGCGCACAAAAGAGAGAAAGCGGCTCGACAGATGAGTTTACGCCGGACCCTTTGGTTATTTCCGGTCCGACTGAAACGCCTGCCGAGGAGAGCCTGATTAGCGCTACTCGACCGGCAGGCGATGAGCTACCTCCTCACGATCAAGCCTCTGCAATCTCTGCGGTGCCTGTGCATTCCGAAGAAGCCGAGAACGATGTCCACGACAAGCTCGACGGCGAAGTCGTCGGCAAAATCGTGAAGGTCGCTGATCCCGCTCTATCCGATGGTACTGGTATCGCCGTCACCGCTGCACATGATACCCATAGGACCAAGAGAACAGTCGAGGTCGCACCGCGCAAGCAACGGAGTCGTGGCAAGGAAGCGGTGGCGATAGCGAACGATCGCCAGGTTATCCACACTGCAAACGAGACGAGCCTTGACGACGAGATCAGGGTGCTCAGGGATCAGTTGGCCAGAAAGCTAACGCTGCAAAACGCGCAGTTGAGAAAAATGCTGGAGCGGTTCGAACGGTGAGCATGGCGCGCTGCCCGCCTTTTAACCCAGGATCGATTGCAAGCCTGTTGCGGTGAACGTCTCAGATTGGACGCTTCGAGTCTGTTCAAGGCGATAGAGGCGGCATCCTATCCTCACGACTGTTATACTGTTTTTGAAAAACAGTATAACACTGGGGACGAGCTACGAAGTCTATCGACCTCATGTATCAGACGATGCTCGCTGAGCTCGGTCAGCGGTCGCTCGACGCCGCTTTGGACGGCCGATTTCCCTCCGGAGGGTCGGTTCACACCGGCAAACATCAAGGGGCGCAAGTACTGGTATTTCGACATCCCGAATGGACATGGTGGTACGAAACGTCGTTACGTCGGTTCCGCTGATGATCCGGTTATCGCACAGCGCGTAGCTGATCATAAGCGGGACAAGGACGATCTACGCGCTCGCAGGCGCTTGGTAAATACCCTGACCCGCGAAGGCGGGATGATCGCCCCTGACGCCATGTCGGGCGATATCGTCGAGGCTCTTGCCGATGGCGGTCTCTTTCGGCTCCGGGGTATTCTCATAGGCACGGTGGCCTTTCAGTGCTATTCAGGGCTGCTCGGTGTCCGTCTTCCCATGGCTGCGATCCTGACCGGCGATGCTGACATCGCCCAGGACTATGCCATCAGTCGGGAGGTCGAAGATAGTCTGCCTCCGATCCTTGAGTTGCTGCAGGGCGTCGACGCCAGCTTTCGTCCAGTTCCACATCGATCGGGAGCCGCGGTCTCGTCAGCGTTTCAGAATGCCGACGGCTACAGGGTTGAGTTCCTGACGTCGAACCGTGGTTCGGATGACTACATCGATCAGCCGGCGAAGATGCCCGCTCTTGGTGGCGCCAGCGCGGATCCACTGCGCTTTCTCGACTTCCTCATAAGCGAACCAGTCAGGACAATGCTGCTCCACCGAAGCGGTGTTCCGGTCGTCGTCCCTGATCCGTCCCGGTATGCCGTCCACAAGCTGATAGTCGCCAGCCGCCGAAACACCGACGGGCAGGGGCCGGCGAAGCGTGAGAAGGACATCCGACAAGCTGCGCTGCTCTTCGAAGCGCTGCGGCAGACAAGGCGATCTAGCGACTTGGCGCTCGTCTACAACGAAGCATGGAAGCGCGGGCCTACATGGCGAGAAGGTATTCGAACCGGGGCGGGAATGCTGCCAGCACAAGATGCCGAGCGGCTCAACACGGTCCTGACCGAGGGCGCAAAAGAAACCGCGAAGAAATTGAGCTTCCGTTTGGAGAGTAGGCCGTCTTTCAAGGCTAAGCAGCTGATTTGATTCGAAGTGGCGAAGACAAATGAAGATGAATATGGTGCCGACAGTTCGAGTCCGCTCAAGGCGATAACAGCGCCTAGGTACCGCTCGTCGCGTCTGTTGCCGCGGCGAAGACGCAGCCGTGAGCGAGGCGCTCCCAAAATTAGTTGCCAGGCTTAATAGAGATGACTGCGCGATGGCTTCTGCGGCCGGCACAAGCTCGTTCAAAACATCTTTGTCGGCGGTCACCGACATGGCGATGGTTCGACCCTCCTTTGCGATGGCCAAGTACATGAGGAAGCGCTTTGGCCGCGGGGGCTTCATCCAACGGCGATTAGAGCCCCGCGGATCACCTTCGCCCCGGCTTGACGCGCCAGCTGAACCGCAGCAATCCCGAGTCCATCCGCAGCAGCATGGATCAGCACCGCCTCTTCGGCCTTCAACTGGCCCTTGGTGATTACGCAGTGATAGGCCGCACCGAATGAGATCGGCACTACCGCCGCCTCGGCCATGCTCAAGCCGTCGGGGACCAGCCATGTGCGTGTTCCCGGCACCGCCCAGAGTTCGGCATGCGATCCCTTGCATGTCGAAGGCCGCCACTTTTCTCCGACGGTTCGGTTCCTCACGTTTTCGCCGACTGCGACAATTGTCCCCGCGGCGGCGTAACCGACAATCCACCGCGATTGCTGTTTCGTCGAACGGCGATTAATGAGGTCGCCTCCCTCGATGGAAATAGCCTCGACGGCAATGAGCACATCGCCCTGCCCGCAGACGGGATCCGGCATGTCGACATATTCGAGAACGGCCGAAACACCAGGATTGTCATAGACTGCAGCCTTCATCTGTTCTTCCTTTTCCGTAACGGCACGGCTAACTGTCATTCACCGCTAATCCCAATTTGCAGCTCGTGGTGTGTGCATTTTGGCTCTTCCAATAGGTGTCAATGATGTTGCGACAGTTCCGAACGACATGATCGCCAACCTCCGGGTTTCCTCCCCGCAGCGTATCCGGATTGCCTCCACAAAGGCGCACGAACGTTGCCTGCTGAACCGCAAACATGAAGTAGCCTTCACTGGTCGGTTCGAAACCCAAACCGGCGTCCCGAACGTTCGTTGCAACTTCGGTTGTTGCATCGGAGATGGCGCGCGCCACCTTCTCAAGCATCGTCTGTTCGGCGGCTTGCTGGATGGCTAGGAAGGAGCGCTCCTGCGGTGTGGGAATGGGGCAGCTGTCGGTCTTCATCACATTCTCCTTGGTGGAAGGCTGAGGTTCTGGTCGCGTTGAGGCGTCAGCTGGCTACAGCCCTGGTTCGGCCGTTGCTCAGCGCGACTAGTCATTGCGCACTAATGCAGCCGTGGCAGGCACCAGTGTCATTCCAGGATGGCAGTGACACGGATCTCAATTCGCATGGCGGGGAGCCCAAGGGCTTCCACACCGGTTTGCGTCCAAATCGGAGCGCGATCGGGCATGTACTTACGGAAAAGACCGGCAATCGTCTCGTTCACAATCAGTGGAAAGCCTCCAACGTGATAAGAATTGACATGGACGACATCCCTCCACTTCGCGCCAGCCGTGGCCAAGGTTCGCTGGACATTCTCAAACGCTCTCTCGATCTCGCTCACGATCGAATCCGGGATTTCAAGCTCATCGTTCCATCCGCCCTGGCCGGAAATCTCGATGCGATCACCAATCTTGAGCGCTTGTGAAAAGTGCAAAAGCTCATGAAATTTCTGCCCATACCCGGGTGTGACGAAAAGTTCAGGCTTGGCCATCAAGGTCTCCTATTGTCAAAAGTAGAAGCATGGAGAAGACGCCCACCGAAGTGATCAATGGCCGGCATGCACAGGCGATCAACGGTGGGCACCATTATCCTATTCGGAATTTCACGAGAGAAAATCAGGCGATCGCTCCGCCGTCTGCGGTTAGAATGGCACCCGTAATGACACTCGCAGCCGGACTTGCGAGAAACACCACGGCGTTGGCAATCTCCCGCGGTTCGCCGTAACGCCCCAAGGACGTCAAGCTCTTCTGCAAGTCTGCAGCTGGTCCATCCGCCGGGTTGCTCTCCGTATCGGTTGCTCCGGGTTGCACGAGATTGACGGTGATACCACTCGGACCAAGTTCACGCGAAAGACCGCGTGTGAAGGATGTGAGTGCTGCTTTGGACATTGCGTAGGGAGTAATGCCGGGAAACGGTACCCTCTCCCCCAGCGCCGAGCCGATTGTGACGATGCGGCCGCCTTTGCCGAGATGCGGGATGACGGCTTTCGCGAACAGGACCGGAGCTCGTACGTTGACATCCATCAACGTCTGATACGCTGAGACATCTAGGTCGACGATCATGCCATTGTGGCCGATCGCAGCGCTGTTCACAAGGATGTCCAGCCCGCCCAAAATGGAGACGGCCTCCCTTACTGAGCTAGCAATTGCCTCGGGGTCGGCACTGTCAGCTTGGATTGCAGCGACGCGGCGCCCCATCTTTTCGATCGCTTCAGTTACCTTTGAAGCCTTTTCGGCGGAGCGTTGGTATGTGAACGCGACATTTGCGCCGTTTTCCGCCAGCGCCAATGCGATCGCAGCACCAATGCCTCGCGACCCGCCAGTTACCAATGCCCGTTTGCCTTCAAGATTGATCATGTATCTGTTCCTTTCTTCCAACGGTAAGTTGATGTGTTTCAAGTCATTTGCGAAAGATGCCGAAGCTGCGAACCGAACTAGCGAACAATATTTCGTGGAGCTTGCTGGCATCCTGTAGGTGCGCGACGTGCAAAACTCTGTTGCGTGAGCTGGAACGCTGGGACTGGTTCATAAAACCTGAACCTGTCTCCCCCGCGAAGCTTCACCCATTGTTTCCTTTTCAGTGATCCTGGAGCCAAACTCGACCACGAGACTGTCGTATCGGGCTTAGACGTGTCTGATCAGGAAGCTCCGGATGAACTGAGCAATCTCCTCTGCATGTGTTTCCAAAGCGAAATGGCCGGTATCGAGCAGATGGACCTCCGCGGCGGGCAGGTCACGCTTATAGGCCTCGGCACCCGCCGGGACGAATGCTGGATCATGTCTGCCCCAGACCGCCAGGAACGGTGGTTGATGATCCTGGAAATACGCTTGAAACTCCCCATACCGGTCGATGTTTGTTCTGTAGTCGAGGATAAGATCGAGTTGAATGTCTTCCGCACCCGGCCGCGACATGAACGCGATATCGAGTTGGTAACCATCGGGCGAAAGACGCTCTTTTGATGTACCGGTGCGGTATTGCCAGTTCTCGATAACCTCCGAAGACAACGAGGCCCGACATGTCTCTCTGTTTTCGGTGGAGGGCTCCCGCCAATAGGCCTCCCACGCAGTCCATTCATCACTGAACCCGTCAATGTAGGCGTTGCCATTCTGGCTGATTATGGCGGTGATCCGCTCCGGATTGGCCGTCGCCATCCTGAACCCGACCGGTGCGCCGTAATCGAACACGTAAAGTGCATAGCGGCTGAGGCCGAGCGCCTCTGTGAACCCAGTCACGACAGCGGCGAGATTATCGAATGTGTAAGCAAAATCCCCACGTGGAGGTGAGATCGTTCGACCGAACCCAGGAAGGTCTGGTGCGATGACGCGGTACCGATCTGCCAACAGCGGGATCAGATCACGGAACATGTGGCTGGATGACGGAAAACCGTGGAGCAGGAGTAGGACCGGCGCTTCCTTTGAACCGGCCTCTCTGTAGAAAACCTCGATGTCTCTAACCTTTTGCGTTTTGTAGCTTACGACCATTTTTGGAACTCCTTCTCAAACGTCTCGGCAAACCAACAGTCAACGGATGGATGTAAAATACGACCGAACGGTCGGTTGTCAACCCTTCAAGGTTGCTGTATCAAGTGTCGTAGAAGCCTGGCTCGGAGAAGACGTATGAAAGTCATGAGAGAAACGATCGTATCGACGGCGAGGGAATTGTTTCGATCGAGAGGGTATGCCGGCGCATCGATGAACGACCTCGCGGATGCCGTGGGCCTGAAGAAATCATCGCTATACGTCCGCTTCCCCAACAAGGAAGCTCTCGTTCCGGCGGTCCTGGATCTCACCTTGCAAGAGACATTCGGTGAAAGAGACCTAGGATCAAGGCAATGGGACGCCGAGTTCCTCGAGGTCATAGAACTGATTGCAACCACTCTCGCCGATCGCGGGCGATGCGTAGGCCTGCATCTTGCTTATGGCACGAGTGACGAGACCCCGATTGCCAAGGATGCAGTTCGAGCCTTTTTTCAAGCGCACCGCGATAATCTGGCGAGCATCTTGTCCCGCGCCATGCCAGCCGATGTAGCTCGGAACATCGCGACTGACACATTAGCCCGTTTGGAAGGTGCCACGGCTTTTGTTGCGATATTCGGGGAAAAGGATGCCATGAAGCGAGCGGTTCGCCTTTCCATCGAAGAAGCTAAAAATGCAGCCGCTGCGACGTCACTGTCTAGCCGGTAGCTGCTAAGCAGTGCCGGTCACCGTGGCCCCGCTACCTCACTGAGTTATGTCGTCAGTTCGAACAGGATTGGGCAATCTGGGGATGGTCCATGCTTCGGCGGGGGCGGCTTTGCCATCACTCCCGCGGGCGGTCTGGCTGGGCGGACTGAAACCAGTTCGGCCATCATGCTCATTGACATTGACGCGCAGGTCTCTGCCCGCCAGCGGCAGGAGTATCCCTGTTACGTGGACGAACTGCATGACGCTGTCGGCATCGAGGTCCCCTGATATCGATATTTAATTGTCAAAAAACTCAGTCACCGTAGTTCTCGGCAGGACTCCCACTACGTTGCGCTGCGGTGTCGCCGGTCCTCCCGCTATAGGGAGGGCGCGATCATGCCTGTTCCTTCCAAAGACGGCTTTGGATCAGGCTTTGCCCCACCGGTTGATCGCCAGGAAATGGCGCACGAACGGCTTGCCGGGACCATCGAGATAAGTCAGAAGCTTGCCCTGCAGATCGGCTCGGCATTCGAGACCGCCTATGCTGGCGCAGGTGCTCGGCACAGGATTCGACCATGAGCCATTCGACCATCTTTTGCGGATCGGCGCTGTTTTCAGTCACGCCCCACACATATGCTTGCAATCAAGCATGGTGCCGTGCCCCCCGGACGATGGGACTGCCGGCTGAGAGAGAGAGCTGCTCGTTAGTTGAAGCCGGGCGAGGGGACTTACCTTCAGACGGTAATTTCGGACCCATCCGGGTTCGCTTTGATAGAATACCCACCGCCATCTCTGAAACTGCGGACGGTTGCGAAGGTATCTTCCATAAACTGCACGTAGGACAATTTGCCGTTCTCGCCGCGCGCCAGAACCGAGAAGGGCGACGTCACCGTTTTACCCAAAACGTTTGATGTGTAGGTGAACGTGCCGAAGATCGCCGCGCCGTTCTTATTTTCGAAACTGTCCTGGATTTCGAAGTTGTCTGTTGTCCAGTAACGGCCGACATCGACGAAAGTCTGAACTAGCCCCTCGGTACCTTCGTTGGTACCAGCCCAAGGCATGATCCGTTTCAGCTCCGGGTGCTCATAGTTCAGCGAAACATAAATGAAATCGTCTGTCGTGAATTGTTTGACGAACTCCAGGTCGGTCGGGTTCGACAGGATCGACTGCAACACCCCCAAAGGCGATGTCGGCGACGCTGGTTCTGCTTTCGATAACTTCTTCTCGGCGTTCGTATCGGTAGACATGGTTATTCCTCCTTTTGAGCGACCTTGGGGTGTTAGCGTTGCGTCAAGCCCGGCTTGAGCGCGATGTGCTTGTGTTCGATGAAATCGTCGAGCGCCGCCAGACCGTTCAGGCGGCCAAGGCCAGACTGCTTGAACCCGCCCTCTTCGGTACCGTCGTAAACTTTCGCCCAGTCATTGATCCACACCGAGCCCGCTTCGAGCGCCTGCGCAACGCGCA encodes:
- a CDS encoding RidA family protein, encoding MAKPELFVTPGYGQKFHELLHFSQALKIGDRIEISGQGGWNDELEIPDSIVSEIERAFENVQRTLATAGAKWRDVVHVNSYHVGGFPLIVNETIAGLFRKYMPDRAPIWTQTGVEALGLPAMRIEIRVTAILE
- a CDS encoding SDR family NAD(P)-dependent oxidoreductase, with amino-acid sequence MINLEGKRALVTGGSRGIGAAIALALAENGANVAFTYQRSAEKASKVTEAIEKMGRRVAAIQADSADPEAIASSVREAVSILGGLDILVNSAAIGHNGMIVDLDVSAYQTLMDVNVRAPVLFAKAVIPHLGKGGRIVTIGSALGERVPFPGITPYAMSKAALTSFTRGLSRELGPSGITVNLVQPGATDTESNPADGPAADLQKSLTSLGRYGEPREIANAVVFLASPAASVITGAILTADGGAIA
- a CDS encoding alpha/beta fold hydrolase, which produces MVVSYKTQKVRDIEVFYREAGSKEAPVLLLLHGFPSSSHMFRDLIPLLADRYRVIAPDLPGFGRTISPPRGDFAYTFDNLAAVVTGFTEALGLSRYALYVFDYGAPVGFRMATANPERITAIISQNGNAYIDGFSDEWTAWEAYWREPSTENRETCRASLSSEVIENWQYRTGTSKERLSPDGYQLDIAFMSRPGAEDIQLDLILDYRTNIDRYGEFQAYFQDHQPPFLAVWGRHDPAFVPAGAEAYKRDLPAAEVHLLDTGHFALETHAEEIAQFIRSFLIRHV
- a CDS encoding TetR/AcrR family transcriptional regulator, translated to MKVMRETIVSTARELFRSRGYAGASMNDLADAVGLKKSSLYVRFPNKEALVPAVLDLTLQETFGERDLGSRQWDAEFLEVIELIATTLADRGRCVGLHLAYGTSDETPIAKDAVRAFFQAHRDNLASILSRAMPADVARNIATDTLARLEGATAFVAIFGEKDAMKRAVRLSIEEAKNAAAATSLSSR
- a CDS encoding nuclear transport factor 2 family protein; the protein is MSTDTNAEKKLSKAEPASPTSPLGVLQSILSNPTDLEFVKQFTTDDFIYVSLNYEHPELKRIMPWAGTNEGTEGLVQTFVDVGRYWTTDNFEIQDSFENKNGAAIFGTFTYTSNVLGKTVTSPFSVLARGENGKLSYVQFMEDTFATVRSFRDGGGYSIKANPDGSEITV